One Helianthus annuus cultivar XRQ/B chromosome 12, HanXRQr2.0-SUNRISE, whole genome shotgun sequence genomic region harbors:
- the LOC110892367 gene encoding zinc finger MYM-type protein 1-like: MIVEFDPIMQEHVRRIQNKEIHNHYLGPRMQNELIHLLSNEVKTKIIKKVKEAKYFSIILDCTPDISHKEQMSIILRCLDISPTSIEFKEYFLEFLIVNDTTGKGLFNSITEELNRIGLNVDDIRGQGYDNGSNMKGKHKGVPKRLLEVNPRAFYVPCGYHSLNLVISDMASACDKVQDFFGTIQRIYSIFASSTKRWKILQDNIRYLTLKSLSQTRWESRLESVKAIRFQAPKLRDALMDLYRDSTEANVKSEAKSLVENELENFEFLLAMVIWYEVLHAINVVIKNLQSKDMCIDIAIKQLDGLIIYFKKFRDEGFENAMIEAKELALKIGIEPSFREKRVIRRNRRFDENVDNETLKTPIDCFRTDYFLYIVDQASVSLESRFAQFKEFEQNFGFLFSIKKLKSLDQKNLKEKCIYRKSFGTMIIILILMV; the protein is encoded by the coding sequence ATGATTGTAGAATTTGACCCGATAATGCAAGAACATGTTAGACGCATACAAAATAAAGAAATTCATAATCATTATCTTGGACCCAGAATGCAAAATGAACTAATACATTTATTATCAAATGAGGTCAAAACAAAAATTATTAAAAAGGTTAAAGAAGCTAAATATTTTTCAATTATTCTTGATTGCACACCCGATATAAGCCACAAAGAACAAATGTCCATTATCTTACGATGTTTAGATATTTCGCCAACTTCAATAGAATTTAAAGAAtactttttagaatttttaataGTGAATGATACAACGGGTAAAGGTCTTTTTAATTCTATTACTGAGGAACTTAATAGAATAGGGCTTAATGTGGATGACATTAGAGGTCAAGGTTATGATAATGGTTCAAATATGAAAGGAAAACATAAAGGAGTACCAAAACGATTGTTAGAAGTTAATCCTAGAGCCTTTTATGTTCCATGTGGTTATCATAGTTTAAATTTAGTTATTTCTGATATGGCTAGCGCTTGTGACAAAGTTCAAGATTTTTTTGGAACCATACAACGTATTTATTCTATTTTTGCATCATCCACTAAAAGATGGAAAATTTTACAAGATAATATACGATATTTAACTCTTAAATCATTATCACAAACACGTTGGGAAAGTCGATTAGAAAGTGTTAAAGCAATTAGGTTTCAAGCTCCAAAACTAAGAGATGCATTAATGGATTTGTATCGTGATAGTACCGAGGCTAATGTTAAAAGTGAGGCTAAATCTTTagttgaaaatgagttggaaaattttgaatttttattagCGATGGTTATTTGGTATGAGGTTTTACATGCTATTAATGTAGTTATTAAAAACTTACAATCAAAAGATATGTGTATTGATATTGCTATAAAACAACTAGATGgacttattatttattttaaaaagttTAGGGATGAAGGATTTGAAAATGCTATGATTGAGGCTAAAGAACTTGCTTTAAAGATCGGCATTGAACCTAGTTTTCGTGAAAAACGTGTTATTCGTAGAAATAGAAGATTTGATGAAAATGTTGATAATGAGACTTTGAAAACTCCTATTGATTGTTTTAGAACGGATTACTTTTTATACATAGTAGATCAAGCTAGTGTTTCACTCGAAAGTAGATTTGCTCAGTTTAAAGAGTTCGAACAAAATTTTGGTTTTTTGTTTAGTATAAAAAAGTTAAAATCTTTAgatcaaaaaaatttaaaagagAAGTGCATTTATCGGAAAAGTTTTGGAACTATGATAATCATATTGATATTGATGGTTTAG
- the LOC110896348 gene encoding gibberellin 3-beta-dioxygenase 1-like encodes MTTHSKNDLLTDDHITPIDFESIDGFPESHSWPQFDESLNKIQTHDLKDSLIPVIDLASPNAKTLISQACETWGVFQVVNHGVPFELVKKVESESRRLFALTTHEKCKVLRSVDGATGYGSPKLSPFFDKRMWHEGFTIMGSCVDDAKVLWPHEYQRFCDTMDAYQNQMKLLIHNLLLMILEPLDVTQEEMNWAIPAHDSQSVLQLNSYPSCPNPSRAVGLASHTDSLLLTILNQCGIDGLEIFVEGLGWRRVPSVEGAFVVNAGDLLHIFSNAKFPAVTHRAMVNQSEHRISVAYFHGPSAESRVAPSSKFQKPCFKSLLVKEYLSLKYKHFFEALSLIRA; translated from the exons ATGACCACACATTCTAAAAATGATCTTTTAACCGATGATCATATCACCCCTATCGACTTTGAATCGATAGACGGGTTCCCGGAATCGCATTCATGGCCTCAGTTTGATGAATCTTTGAACAAGATTCAAACTCATGATCTTAAAGATTCATTGATTCCGGTTATTGATCTTGCTAGTCCTAACGCAAAGACTCTTATAAGTCAAGCGTGCGAAACATGGGGCGTGTTCCAAGTTGTTAACCATGGGGTTCCCTTTGAGTTGGTCAAAAAGGTTGAGTCTGAGTCACGAAGGCTTTTTGCTCTTACGACTCATGAAAAGTGCAAGGTTTTGAGATCAGTCGATGGAGCCACAGGATATGGTTCGCCTAAGCTATCACCTTTCTTTGATAAGCGTATGTGGCATGAAGGGTTCACCATCATGGGTTCTTGTGTTGATGATGCCAAGGTTCTTTGGCCACATGAATACCAAAGATTTTG TGACACAATGGATGCTTACCAAAACCAAATGAAACTACTTATCCACAACCTCTTGCTCATGATCCTTGAACCATTAGATGTCACACAAGAAGAAATGAATTGGGCTATTCCAGCTCATGACTCCCAAAGTGTACTTCAACTTAACTCGTACCCGTCTTGCCCAAACCCTAGCCGAGCGGTTGGTCTTGCATCGCACACTGACTCACTTCTTTTAACCATTCTCAACCAATGTGGCATTGATGGGTTAGAGATTTTTGTTGAAGGGTTAGGGTGGAGACGGGTGCCATCCGTTGAGGGTGCATTTGTGGTGAATGCAGGTGACCTATTGCATATATTCTCTAATGCAAAGTTTCCGGCTGTAACTCATCGAGCTATGGTGAACCAATCAGAGCATCGTATATCGGTTGCTTACTTTCATGGACCTTCAGCTGAGTCCAGAGTGGCTCCTTCATCTAAGTTTCAGAAGCCTTGTTTTAAATCTTTGCTTGTGAAAGAGTACTTAAGCTTAAAATATAAGCACTTTTTTGAGGCCCTGTCGTTGATTCGAGCATAA